The Streptomyces laurentii region GCGATGAGCTGGACGGACTTCTGCAGGCCCCTGCGCAGCTTGCCGGTCAGGTCCACCGAGTGGTCCCGCGACTCGGTGACCAGCTTGGCGATCTCGTCGTCCGAACCGTCCTCGCCGGGCCTCAGCGACGAGGCCGCGAAGATCGCCGCGATCAGGTCGATCTCGTTGGCCTTCGCGCCCTTCGTAGCCTTGCGGGGGAGTGCGGTGTCCAGGTTCACGGCCAGATAGCGACCACGGGAGAACGCCTGCCGGTCGGCGAGGATCAGCACGCCGCCGAAGAGGAGCAGCGCGTAGCGCGGGGCGTTCTCCGCGTTCAGGACCCAGGAGGCCAGCTCGCGGACCGTCGTCAGCGTCTTCGAGGCCGACACCCGGACGGGGGCGGGGAGGAGGTTCGCGGCACCGTCACCGCGGGTGGCGTCCAAGTCCTCCGCGAAGCCGCCGGTCAGGACGAGGACACCAGGCTCCGAGTGAGTCACTGGCACGGCGATCGGGCCGGTCGGGGTGTGGGCGGTGAAGTGGCCCGGCTGCGGGGTGAAGTCCAGGGCCTTCAGCAGGCGTTCGTGCCACCCGGCCAGGGCGGCCTGCCACTCGCCCTCGGGCGAGGTGTCGGCCTCGGATTCGGCCTCCGTTGGCGTCGGCTGGAAGGTCGGCGGCTCCGTGTCCGGTCCCGCGGCCTTCAGTACGGCGGCGGCTGCCTCCTGCGCGGCGACGGCGGGCGCGTACGACAGCCCGTTGCACTTCTCCGCGTCCGGGCCGAGCACGGCCCGGACGTCCATGTAAGGACGGGTCAGGTCGCGCAGGTTCTGCCGGGGCGTGGACTGCCCCTGGCGCTCCAGGGCCGACCACTGCTTGAGAGGGCCGCTCGCGAGCTGCTTCGGCAGGATGTCGTCCAGGTAGAAGGACGGGAAGTACTCGCGCTCGTTGATCAGGGAGTCGAACGTCACGCCTGCTGCTCCTGCTCGCTGTTCATGGGGGTGCGGTCGAGTGGACGGGGACTCATACGCCGGGCTCCAGTACGGCCAGGACCCGGACCATCGGGTCACCCGAGGTCCGCAGCCGGGCAGCAGCCTCGGCCAGGTGGTCCGCCGCCTCGTCGCGGGTGGAGCGGGTGAAGCCCGGGAGCAGCTCCTGCCGCCAGTCGCCGACCTGCTTCTCGTACGCGCGCAGCGGGGCGTCGACCTCCCGGTCGGCGATCTCCCGGAGCCCGACGAGCGCACGCCGGGTCTCGGCCACGGCCTTGGGGACCAGCGGCCGAAGGTCCTCCAAAACACCCGGGCTGTAGTGGTCGGGCATGTCCGGGCCGATGCCCAGGTCGGCGAGAAGCTCCGGGGTGAGTTCCCGGACGCGCGGCTCGGGCCCGTCGAGCCGGTCGATCGCGAGCCAGGTGACCAGGGTCGGCCGTCCCTCGGCGTTGGACCAGACTCCCTGGGTGAGGACCACTGGCTTCGGTGCGTACCGCGGATCGACCTGGAGGACCTGGGCCTGCTGCCGGCCGACGTGGACGAGCACCTTGTCGGTGATCCACTCGACCACCGGGTGGAGTTCGCCGACGTAGTGGGCGTCCGGCCAGAGGGAGGACGAGTTCGAGTCCTCGCGAGCCCTCTTGAGGGAATCGGCCGCGTCCCTGCGGCTGAAGGTCAGCTTCATCCGCCGGGCGATGTTCTGGTCGCGCAGATAACCGGGCGGCAGCACGTCGAGCCGGTCGGCCAGGTCCTCGGGGGTGTCGAAGCTGAGGTCGGTGCCGACGAAGGCGGTGTCGAGGTGCAACGACTCCAGCTTGGCCAGCTCCTCCAGGCCGGTGCGTACGTACAGGAGGCGGTTCCGCTCCGGAGCAGCGTCGAACAGGCGCAGTTCGTCCACGGTCGGGATGTCGGAGTCCTCCGTGGCCGAGTCGGGTCCGTCCTGCGTCGGAGCGGGCTCCTCCGGCGCGTCGGACCCGTAGTCATCCAGGTCCAGATCGAAATCGAAGTCGGCGTCGAAGTCGGCGGCGAAGCCCTCGTCGGAGCCGGGGGCGTCGGCCTCCGGCTCCACCAGGGCCGGGCCGGTCCCGAACTCGCTCATCGTCCGGCGCGCCACGGGGAACCCGTCGCCCAGACCGTCGCCCTCGGCGAGCGTGTCCACATCGACGGCTTGGAGGTCGGCGACCGCCTCCTCGGGCGGGGCGTCGCGGAGCAGTGCCTCCATCACCCGGATCTCCTCCTTGCTCCAGTCGTCCTCCTTCGTGGCGGCCTCCACCGCGCCCAGCACTTCATGGACCCGTGCCTCACGGGCGAGGACCTTCTCGGCGACGGTCCGGTCGTCCAGGGCTCCCTCGACCTCGCTGCGCAGGATCAGCGCCCGGAACTCGGGGTTCTCGGTCTGGCCGTAGCGATCGATGCGGCCGTTGCGCTGCTCGACCCGGATCAGGCTCCACGGCAGGTCCCAGTGGACGAGGTGGTGGCACTGCCGGTGCAGGTTGACGCCCTCGGAGGCGCCGTCACCGGTCAGCAGCAGCCGTACGTCGCTGCCGGCCCGCGCGAACTCGTCCACATAGTCCATCTGGACCGTGTCGGAGACCTCGCTGTGCATCACCTTGACGGCGTCCTCGCCGTCCTTGGGCTTCTTCCAGCCCAGCAGCGCGGGCAGGACCGTACCGAGCCAGTTGAGGGTCTCGCGACGCTCCGAGAACACGACCGCGCGGGTCGGGCTGCCCGGTCCGACCTTGATCTGCCGGAGGTACGTGACGAGGGCTGCGAGCTTGGCCGTGGCGATGGTTCCGGGAGCCGAAGCCGACGCCTGCTCGATCTCGCGGGCGAGCTCCGTCAGCCGCAGCAGCGAGGCGATCTCCGGCACCACCGAGTGTGCCTCCGCACCGGTCAGCGGCGGGTCGGTGACGTTCTTGTGGCCTTCGGGCAGGGCGTGGCCCAGGCCGGCCAGCTTCTTCCTGGCCGTCACGAACAGCGCGCGGTGCGAGGACAGGAAGGACTTCAGCAGCACGTAAGGGAAGAGATGATCGGCCCCATGCGGGTTTGGATTCCGCAGCCAGCTGTCGGCCAGCTCGGCGAAGACCCGCTCCTCCAGCTTACCTGCCGTGCAGGGGATCGGCTTCGACTCGCCGCGGGGCGCCCAGGAGCCCGTCAGCGCCTTGGCGACCTCCTTGCTCACCTTCGTACGGCGCAGCATGAGGTGGTGCAGCTCGGACGGCTTCGGGTTCTTCTCGTCCTTGACGGCGATCGGGTCCAGAAGCCGGACCAGGCGGGTGAAGTCCCGCATCACACCGTTGTGCGGGGTGGCGCTCGCGAGGATCAGGGCGTCAGTCTGCTTGGCGAGCAGCTTGGCCAGCTTGTGGCGGTCACTATCTTGGTTGATCAGGTTGTGCGACTCGTCGATTACGACGGCGTCCCATTCGATGCCCTCGAGCCAAGCCTTGTAGCGCTTGGCGTTCTTCAGGGTGTCCATCGAGATGATGACGCGCTTGTAGTACGTGAACGGGTTCCGGCCGACCGGGATCTTCCGCTCGATCCGGGAGATGCCCACGCTGTCCAGCCGGACGAGGGGCAGCGAGAAGCGGGTCCACATCTCGTGCTGGAACTGCTCGAGTACCGGTGCCGGGGTGACCACGAGGATGCGCTCGCCACGGCCCCGGCGGATCAGCTCACCGAGGAGGATGCCGATCTCCAGCGTCTTACCGAGGCCGACGACGTCACCGATCAGCAGGCGAGGCCTCAGCGGATTCTCGAGAGCCTTCTGCGCCGGCCGCAGCTGGTAGTCCATGCGATCGAGCAGGAAACCCTCGGTGAGCGCGAGGCGGCGTTCGATCTGGGGGAGCGGGGTCTTGCGCAGCACGGCCTCCAGGAAGAGCCGGCTGAGACGGAAGCCTTCGGACGTGTCGTGGACGAGCCGGGTGTTTTCGGGGCGGAGCACGCGGGGCATGCCGTCGAGCGAGGTGAGGAAGCGCGCCCGGTGCCCGCGAACCAGTTCGGAGGCGCCGACGGCCTCGATCAGGATCTCGCCGACGCGGACCTGGCTGCTGCTGCGGACCAGCCATTCCTCGTCCCGTACCTCGATCACCGTGCCCGCCGGGGGCGGGCCCGAGGGGAGGTCGGACGCTGCGTCGGGCATGGCGGGTGGTTCCTTTCGACAGGACGGTGGGACGCACGCCGTACTCGGTGCGCGAGGTTCTGTTTCTACCGGGGACGGGGGCGGCATGGGCCCCTTTTGAAGCCTAAACGGACAAAGGACCCCGCGATCCAGGACCTACAGCCTGCTGCCGCAGGTGGCGGAGGCCCCAGGTCCCTGTCATGTCAGAGGCGTCCGCTGTGCGCGTAGGCCTTCCGTAGCCGCTCGGCGGCCCGCAGGGCGACGGACGGAGCCACGGCCGGATCGGGCGCCACCGGGGGCTGCGGCGGCGCGAGGTGGTAGCTGGTCACGGTGGGCTGCGGTGTCCCAGCTCCCGGAGCCGGCTGCGCGCCGGGGTCCACCACGGTCGGCACGTACTCGGCAGGGCCGGGTGCAGGCTCGGCCGGCACGTCCAGGGGCTCCACGTCCTCGGCCTCCGCCTCGAGGAACTCGTCGAACAGATCGGGAACCCACGGGCTGTCCGGCGCGGCCCCCTGATTGACGGCCTGCTGGGCCACCTGCTGGATCTCGGGGTCCGGCAGGTCGGAGAGGGCCTTCGCAGGGAGCTCCGGAACCAGCCCGGACTCCGCCACGAGAGCCCGCAGCTGGTCCGCGGCGGCCTCTTCCGTCAGCCCGTGCACGGCGAGCAACTGCTGAAGGTCGCTCTCGATCTCGTCGAGCGACGGTCGCTGCGCTTCCACCTGCACCAGAATCCGGCCCAGCAGCGGCAGGTACGGCGCGTACAGGCCGTCCCATTTCGGCGCGGTGGGCAGGGGGGAGAACGGGTAGGGCGGCCGCTTCGAGGCCGCGAAGAACAACACCGCCCCCAGCGAATAGATGTCCGCCGACTCCGTCACGTGCTTGGTGTCGGTCGCCTGCTCCAACGACATATAGGACGGGGTGCCGAAGCCGACACCCGTCTTGGTAAGAGCCGCGTCGCTGTCCCGCTCGGTGAGGACGGCGAGACCGAAGTCGAGGACGACGGGCCCGTCGGGGCCTAGCGCGATGTTGCCGGGCTTGAGATCCCGGTGGAGCAGCTTGGCGCCGTGGATGGCGCGGAGCGCGTCCACCAGGGCGAGGCCGAGCGCGCCGTACGGGCCCACGGCCAAGGGCCCGCAGGTGTGGACGAGCTTGTGAAGGGTCGGGCCGTGGACGTAGTCCATGGCCAGCCACGGCTGCTCGGCGTCGGCATCGGCGCCGAGCAGCGCCGGGACCCGGACGCTGGCCACCGTATGCATCGTCTCGATCTCCTGCGCGAACCGGGCCCGCGCCTCCTGCTCGGAGTGCTCGGAACTGTCCCGGAGCTTCGACGGCTTGATCACCTTGACCGCCGCTAGGGCCGGCTGGGCCGACTCCGTGAACTCGGTCAGGTGGTAGCCCGTCTCCAGCTCGGGCCCGAGGTTCTCCAACGGGAGCCTGCGCCCCAGATAGGTACGGCCCATCCCACCCTGCCCGAGCACGGCAAGCAGCTCGAACGGACCCAGCACCGCCGGATCCTTCTCCTCGTTCAGCTCGTACATGGATTGCGCCCCCACCCGTGTCGAACCCTGATCGTGGTGTCGTCGGCGGTGCGCGTGACCTTGGAGCAGCCGGACGCGCGGGAGGGCCGCGTCCGGCCGACGGCGCACACAGCTCGTCGGCAAGTTTACGGCCGACGTTCCGCTTCCCTGCCTGAAACGAAGCAGGCCAGGCAGTGCAGCGGCCGGATCAGAGCGCGTACTGGCCGAGAACCGCCGTGCGGGTCCGGAGCATCGGCTGAAGCTCGCGGCGCAGCAGATCCGCGTCCGGTTCGGGGAGCCTCAGCGACGCGCGCCGCATGCGAACGCTCCAGGTCTTCGGATCCGGGAAGACCTGAAGTTGCGGGACGAGGTCGGCGAGGATCACTCCCTCGTGGCGCGGGGTGAGGCCGTGCACCTGGAGGGTGCACCCCGATGTGAAGGCTCGGTCAGCGAACGAGACGGGGTCAGGGAGTGCCGCGACCTCGGAGGTGACGGTCGCCAGGCCCATGACCCGTCCGCGGTCGCGCCCCGGGTTCCGGAAACAGCCCCTGGTCGTGTAGAGGAGGATCTCGTCACCCTTCTCCGGCAATCCGGTGGTGCGGCTGACGGGGAATGCCATCCGCTGGTTCTCCAGCACCCAGGCCAGGGGTTCCCGGTCCCCGATGATGATCAGGTGTGTCGCCATCAGGCACCGCCTCGCAGCTGCTCGCGGAGGTCTTGGAGCCGGACCTCGGGATTCGTCTTGAGGACATACTTTCCGTAGCCGTTGATGTCGACTCCGGTCTGCGCCTTGAGGGCGGGCGAAGGCTTGGAGAACGTGCGGCCGTCCTCGATCTCGAGCCACCCGTCCGCCGTCACCGTGGCCTCGTGGGTCAGCCCGCGGCGCGGCTGGACGTGGATCAGCTTGTCCCCGGCCTTCAGCAGGCCCGCCGTGATGAATGGCATCAGGTCACCGGGGCGCCGATCCTCCGGGCCTTCCGCGAGGCCTTCGGTGCCTTGGAGCAGCAGGCGCCGCAATACGTCATTGGGGGTGTCCACCAGGGGTTCGCTCCTGCTCTGCAGGAAGGCGAACACCTCGTCGTCGATCTCGATGGAACGCTTGGGCACGACCGACCTCCACAACCTGGAACTCCAAGTCCCCAAAGATTAGAAGATTAGAAGCCTCTGTGTAAGCCTGATCGAATCCGGCCTGGGGATTGCCAGCTGCCAGTAGCATGTCGGCCCTGTGACGTAGGGGAGTGTCTGTGTTACTGGGGGTTTGAGGTGGCGTTGGATGGGCCCAGCCTGGGCAAGATGCTGGACGACGTGGCGGCTGGCAGGATCCAGCTCCCCGACTTCCAGCGACAGTGGAAGTGGGACGACGACCGGATCCGCGCCCTGCTGGCGACCGTGACGCTCGACTACCCGCTGGGTGTCGCGATGACGCTGGAGACGGGCGGCGACGCCCAGTTCAAGGCCCGGCCGCTGCACGGCACCGAGGTGCAGCCGCACACGGTGCCAGAGCAACTGCTGCTCGATGGTCAGCAGCGGCTGACCTCCTTGTACCAGGCGCTCAGGTCCGACCGGCCTGTGGAGACGACGGGCGCACGCAACAAGCCGCTCAGGCGCTGGTACTACATCGACATCGTCAAGGCGGTGGATGAGGCGGCGGACCGCGACGAGGCGATCGTGTCCGTACCCGAGGACCGGGTGGTGCGCGGCGCGTACGGCCACGCGATCCGGGACCTTTCGACGCGCGAGAAGGAGTGCGCGAGCGGCCTGTTTCCTCTGAACCTGATCTTCGAGCCG contains the following coding sequences:
- a CDS encoding helicase (ATP binding site [chemical binding];~ATP-binding site [chemical binding];~DEAD-like helicases superfamily. A diverse family of proteins involved in ATP-dependent RNA or DNA unwinding. This domain contains the ATP-binding region; cd00046;~Helicase superfamily c-terminal domain; associated with DEXDc-, DEAD-, and DEAH-box proteins, yeast initiation factor 4A, Ski2p, and Hepatitis C virus NS3 helicases; this domain is foundin a wide variety of helicases and helicase related proteins; may...; cd00079;~Superfamily II DNA/RNA helicases, SNF2 family [Transcription / DNA replication,recombination, and repair]; COG0553;~helicase [Streptomyces pristinaespiralis ATCC25486];~identified by MetaGeneAnnotator; putative;~putative Mg++ binding site [ion binding]) translates to MPDAASDLPSGPPPAGTVIEVRDEEWLVRSSSQVRVGEILIEAVGASELVRGHRARFLTSLDGMPRVLRPENTRLVHDTSEGFRLSRLFLEAVLRKTPLPQIERRLALTEGFLLDRMDYQLRPAQKALENPLRPRLLIGDVVGLGKTLEIGILLGELIRRGRGERILVVTPAPVLEQFQHEMWTRFSLPLVRLDSVGISRIERKIPVGRNPFTYYKRVIISMDTLKNAKRYKAWLEGIEWDAVVIDESHNLINQDSDRHKLAKLLAKQTDALILASATPHNGVMRDFTRLVRLLDPIAVKDEKNPKPSELHHLMLRRTKVSKEVAKALTGSWAPRGESKPIPCTAGKLEERVFAELADSWLRNPNPHGADHLFPYVLLKSFLSSHRALFVTARKKLAGLGHALPEGHKNVTDPPLTGAEAHSVVPEIASLLRLTELAREIEQASASAPGTIATAKLAALVTYLRQIKVGPGSPTRAVVFSERRETLNWLGTVLPALLGWKKPKDGEDAVKVMHSEVSDTVQMDYVDEFARAGSDVRLLLTGDGASEGVNLHRQCHHLVHWDLPWSLIRVEQRNGRIDRYGQTENPEFRALILRSEVEGALDDRTVAEKVLAREARVHEVLGAVEAATKEDDWSKEEIRVMEALLRDAPPEEAVADLQAVDVDTLAEGDGLGDGFPVARRTMSEFGTGPALVEPEADAPGSDEGFAADFDADFDFDLDLDDYGSDAPEEPAPTQDGPDSATEDSDIPTVDELRLFDAAPERNRLLYVRTGLEELAKLESLHLDTAFVGTDLSFDTPEDLADRLDVLPPGYLRDQNIARRMKLTFSRRDAADSLKRAREDSNSSSLWPDAHYVGELHPVVEWITDKVLVHVGRQQAQVLQVDPRYAPKPVVLTQGVWSNAEGRPTLVTWLAIDRLDGPEPRVRELTPELLADLGIGPDMPDHYSPGVLEDLRPLVPKAVAETRRALVGLREIADREVDAPLRAYEKQVGDWRQELLPGFTRSTRDEAADHLAEAAARLRTSGDPMVRVLAVLEPGV
- a CDS encoding serine/threonine protein kinase (identified by MetaGeneAnnotator; putative;~sequence version:1) — protein: MYELNEEKDPAVLGPFELLAVLGQGGMGRTYLGRRLPLENLGPELETGYHLTEFTESAQPALAAVKVIKPSKLRDSSEHSEQEARARFAQEIETMHTVASVRVPALLGADADAEQPWLAMDYVHGPTLHKLVHTCGPLAVGPYGALGLALVDALRAIHGAKLLHRDLKPGNIALGPDGPVVLDFGLAVLTERDSDAALTKTGVGFGTPSYMSLEQATDTKHVTESADIYSLGAVLFFAASKRPPYPFSPLPTAPKWDGLYAPYLPLLGRILVQVEAQRPSLDEIESDLQQLLAVHGLTEEAAADQLRALVAESGLVPELPAKALSDLPDPEIQQVAQQAVNQGAAPDSPWVPDLFDEFLEAEAEDVEPLDVPAEPAPGPAEYVPTVVDPGAQPAPGAGTPQPTVTSYHLAPPQPPVAPDPAVAPSVALRAAERLRKAYAHSGRL
- a CDS encoding hypothetical protein (identified by MetaGeneAnnotator; putative;~sequence version:1), producing MATHLIIIGDREPLAWVLENQRMAFPVSRTTGLPEKGDEILLYTTRGCFRNPGRDRGRVMGLATVTSEVAALPDPVSFADRAFTSGCTLQVHGLTPRHEGVILADLVPQLQVFPDPKTWSVRMRRASLRLPEPDADLLRRELQPMLRTRTAVLGQYAL
- a CDS encoding hypothetical protein (identified by MetaGeneAnnotator; putative;~sequence version:1) gives rise to the protein MPKRSIEIDDEVFAFLQSRSEPLVDTPNDVLRRLLLQGTEGLAEGPEDRRPGDLMPFITAGLLKAGDKLIHVQPRRGLTHEATVTADGWLEIEDGRTFSKPSPALKAQTGVDINGYGKYVLKTNPEVRLQDLREQLRGGA